The following DNA comes from Hordeum vulgare subsp. vulgare chromosome 3H, MorexV3_pseudomolecules_assembly, whole genome shotgun sequence.
TTTGCCACGTGTGCGTGCTGGGCATGGGATGTGTCCGCGTGTgcgtggagggagagagagaggatggGTGTGTGTGGAAGGGAGTATGTGGGTGGGCCAGAAGGGAAAGggatgagagaggagagagagacgcTGGCAGGTGGACCAGCGCCTGCAAAACGGTGAAATTAGTCCCCCACGTGCACATTTTAGCTCTCTGGGTTTGTCTTGGGACGCCAGCACATTTTAGCTCTTGGGTTTGCCTTGGACGCCAACGCATTTTTTGGTCAAACCCGATGAAAATTGAGATGCACATTTTAGCACCCTGGGTTTGTCTTGGGACGCCAGCACATTTTAGCTCTTGGGTTTGCCTTGGGGCCAACGCATTTTTTGGTCGAATCCGATGAAAATTTGGTCGAACCCGATGAAAATTGAGAAGCTTCGCCGGCGGTTAAGTGTTGTGGAGGGGCTCGTTGGGGATgcggctagagatgctctaagtacttttttctttctttgtcaACGACATAGTTTGGACAACCTTGCAGGCACATAAATTTCGCTCTGACATAACACAAGCTCTCGAAACAATACATCTTGTCTGATTTGGGGGCTTAACCCCATAGCTTCAAACACTAGCCTCCCCAAGCCCAGGCCAACCTTCCTGCTAACCACATTCTGTCTGTACCATTACACTACACAATGCGATCACTTGCAGATTCCAACGAAACAAAATATGATTAGAGGAGGTTAAAAGACAAATTGTTTGAATCTTTACACTGGAAGAACCTTAGGCATAGATGCACATCATTGTCATCCCTGATCAGGTAATCAGTCGTCACTTTGTCACAAACATATTATTCCAACTGTACAGAAGACGTTTTTTAGTGTCAAAAAGCATCTTGTATTTTGAGACAGGGAGTATTACAGAAGGATCTGAACAACAATATGCACAATGGTTTGTCTATGTACCAATGTACCACAATTTATGCAACTTATCTACTTCTACCTatttcccttctctccttttaccTTCTCAATCGACTCCATTGCTTCTTCAAAGGATTTCTGCGCAGCACATAAACAAAATACGACTTCATGTCACTAGTAGTAAGTAGTGATCATTTGTTCTACAATACAACACTAGTACggagtacttcctccgttcctaaatataagactttttagaggttccactacggactacatgcaaatgtatatagacatactttagagtgtagattcactcattttgcttcgtatgtagtccgtagtagaatctctaaaaagacttatactccctccgtaaattaatataagagcatttaaaaCACTACtttttagtaatctaaacgctcttatattagtttaagaGGGAGTATTTagcaacggagggagtagtaagtagtaatagcatgcaaaactgcaAAACCAGTTGGCAGCAAGAATAAGTTCAAGTGGTATCATAATAATACAGCTCTTTGTTTCTCACTCACCCTACCCAGCATAACTGAGAACAAACTACACACCTAACAAAATTGATGTGCGGGAGTAGCTAAGCCTTGCAAGCTCTAAATCTAAAATATACTAAAGGTGTAAGAGATATAAAGTACAGTACTAGCGTATATAAGCAAGAAAAGAAAGTGTGTGAGCTCATTATAGCCGCTACTGCTAAGCATGCCAATAAGATTTGGTGTACATATATGTGTAGAACATTTAAACTCGATATATGATTCAATGAAAGCAAAATTTCTCAAGTAAACAAGAACAATCATTTCTACAGGGTTAAGTTTAATTACatataaaaattaaaaattcTCACAAATTGATGTTCATTTTTTTCTAACCAATTGGAAATACAACTTTGAAAAACATGAAGCTGCTTCATAGTTTCCAAAGGGTAGTTCATCATTGGAAGGTAGAAGAAAATCCAAACTGAAGCATTCTAAGCCTAACTATCAGCTGGGTAAAAAGAAAAGGGCATCTCCATCATATTCGATACTTAACCTGAACTTATCACTGAATTGCAATCTTTCTAGCTTAATGAACAAACTGGACGCTTTACAGTGATGATCACGATCAGATAAGAGAAGGTATCGCATGGATAACATTAAAAGGATTAAGTTTCACCATTTGATGTTTTGTACCACCTTTTCCCTTCTAAGAATTCTTATCAACTGCATATTATTAGCTTCACTCAGATTTCCTTTTTGTCACTCAACAACCAAATCAACTTACTCTTGATGGAAATAAATTCAAAAGAACAAGGGTTAAATCATTAAACCAAAGGAACTCACGTGGATActgagagagaaaagaaataaatgagCATGAAAGTTACTCTAGATAAAGCACTAGAAGTTCACCCGCTATATACACTTACCCCAGAGTTATTCATGTTCCAGAGTTCCAGAATACTTCCATCAAGAAAAGCTGCACCGGAAAGCAATACACTGCAGCGCAGAATTATCATCATGAGCCATTGATCTCAATCGCTATCATAATAAAAATAATGGGAGGCCATTTGGACTAGAACAGCTGATATTACTACATAAAACGCTAAAGGGAATCACAGGAGTTTGCAACGTTAAGCATATGGATCTCCTCCTGGTAGCACACGCCGTGACCGGTCAATCTTTAGCACCCCCTAGGACATCCGCTCAGCCGTGCGGGGTGAGGTACGTTGACATGTGCACATAACATCTACTTCCTCTGTTCTTTGGCTGGCCACTGAACGTGACTCTTCGAGTGAACTTCCCATCAGAGTATAAGTGCATCAAACTGTTTAATCTCACTCAGGTAATTATAATATTTTGTTTGAGTGATCTAGTATTATTAATACCTGCTGTAACTAGTTCTAGTTGAGACATGTATGTCTATTCTATCATGATTAATAGTTTATTTGCCTGGACATCAGTTTCATGTTGCCTTGTGTGGATCTGTCTTGTTCTTCCCATACTAGCAGAATCAACGATATTTTTTATACTTTGCGCTCTCCAGCCTACTCTTAATCTGTTGGTTAGTGGAGTCAATTTATCTCTTGGGTGCTGACTTGCAATTCAATTAAAAGTGATTCGGTTAATTACTTCATGTTGCATGTATTTTTCAGATAAATTAAATAAGTGACAATTTTTATCATTAGCTTTAGCACTCAAAACATCACTAGAATAACTTGTCATTGTGACTGATTTTCATATTTACAAAGGTCTGAATACTGAAAACTTTAAAGATGGCAGTCTAAATACGTGACTATCACTTACCAAGAACTTGTGGTGGGTTATACCACAGATCTTGCGGTAGCAAACAAAATTGCTGCGTGTGTCGTCTTTTCGGAGCAGCTCTATGACATACAAATTTGTCGTGGAGCTACGGGGTGTGTTAGACCACAAATTCGTGGTTTCAGAATCAGAGTGCTAGATCTAGGTGGTCGAACAATACCACAACAACACAGTTGATAATGAGTCAGTGATAAAGAAGTCCCATGATCATACAACAATAGTAGATTAGATGTGTCAATCCGATGCTCAAGACAACACCAAGTTTGTCGTAGGGGCATAATTCCCAGAATCTCCGTCATGGAGAATTTTTACCACCGCAGTTAATCAGAAATGAGAGGATGCGAAGTTTGATGACTCGACTGCTCACCAGGATGTGGAGAGAGACGTGGCTTGTGTCACACATGACAGGGCATCAAACTCCAATCAagtaagcaaaaaaaaaaaattaaGGTGTCACCTGCTTTAAGTGCAGTGAGGTAGGCCACAAGGCCAAGATATGCCACACAGGGAAGGCGGGAAGAATGGCTCGCAAGGGTAGAACTCTAGGCGTGGTTGTCGGTCAATCTAGTACCTCACTGTATGATTACTCATTATACCCTTGTTCTACTTATAGCATGCCAATCCATTGATTGGTTAGTTCATACAAGAGCCGAAACTCATGCATGTGCCAACAGTTCTTCCTTTCTTGATAGGAAACAGCTCAGATCTGCTGCTTTTGGAATAGGGAAGGTCGACTTGAAGCTTACTTCGGGAAAAACTATCACTCTGGGTAATTTGCTTCACATGCGTTCATTAAAGAAGGCTATGTCCAATGTCAAGATGGCTATAAATTGGTTTTCGGTCCAATAAACTTATTATTTTCAAATCTGGTCCGTTCATTGGGAAAAGCTGTGTGCAGAGGCTTATTCCATGTTAGTTTGTTCGGTTCCTTGGATAGATTTGTTAACAACACTCACACTCACATTGTTCCATGTTAAATTGGCATTTAAGCCCCTCACTACTACTTAACATTCATTTTAGCACCAATATGTGTCATCTAACCCATGATCATTATAGGATTTGTGGGACGACTTCACCGACACATCATCAACCACCATTCCACCAAGAGTAGCCATATGATCATGTCAATTTTAGTTTCACAGTTTTAAATTAGAAGTACTCTGTCAACAGCCAAAACAGTTAACAAGTAAGAATGCCATTGCATGAGGTGGAACAGGTATTGAAGTTCAAAATATACGACGAAATTTATTTGGAAAATATCTGTTTCAATTTTATGGAACAGCTCCAAGCGCATTCACCTTTGACCCAACAGCAATGATAACAAATATTCTGGTACTTGTGGTAACCCAATTTGGAGGTTCGGTTCTGtttaatttcttacaccaagacatCCATAAACCATACTGTGTAACAATCATGCAATGGTGTTGGACTCTCTCTTCGAAAGTTGAAAACCTAACAGAATTAGTGCAACTGTGCAAGAGCCCTCTGCGCGGCGCCATAGGAACTCAAGAAAGAAAAGTATCGATGCCAATTTGGTACCTGGAGAAGCCGAGATTGAGAAGGAACCTTCGCCGCGTCATAGCCTTCAGCAACAAGCCCCAATGGTACCCCGCCGAGGCACGGCCACCTCCCGGAGGAGGCCGCCGCCAAGAACTTTCTCTGTGCCCGTAGCCGTAGCCGTGCGAACCCGAGGAGGAGGCCCAGGTGGTGGAGGATGTGCGGACATAGGAGGAAGAGCGGAGACGGAGGTCATACTCGGCCCTCCTTCGGTCGTCGGAGAGGACGTGGTAGGCGTCGGAGGCCTGGCGGAAGCGCCGCGCGGCTTCGGCTCGGGCACCGGCGTCGCCGGATTGGGCGTGGCGGTCGGGGTGGTCGCGCAGGGCGCGGAGGCGGAAGGCGGCCTTGACCTCGGCCTTGGTAGCGTCGCGCCGCACCCCGAGCGTACCGTAGTGGTCGCCCATGGCGTGCGGAGGGTTTCGCCTCCCTGTAGAATGGATCGCGAGCAAGCACGACGGGGGATCGAGGaggaaggcgacgacgacggcagCGTGGCCGCTCTTACCGCCGCCCGTTCTTCCAGAGCTGATGGGCCTGGCCGGTCTAGCATAGACCATCTCCAGCCGTTCGCCAATCGCCAAGGGCATGAATTAGCGCCGCGTGGAAGCGCGCCCGCGGAAAAATTAGCGGGTGGGGGATTCGGGTTTCCACCGTCTCAAAGCATCTCCAACACCGCGCCACCTTCGCCCCGCCCacgttacctactaataaagcaaatagcgCTTCTTCCGTACGCCATTTAAATTGTCCTTAAAATTGATTAAAATTACCCATCAATGTCATCTATAAGTCATAAAAGACGTTTCAAGCAAGAAAATATCTGGACTGGGCCGGCACATGTAGGCACCTTCTATATTACGCTCTCGCCGTTggaaaagatgcagcacacctgtttgggccggaCCATGCGTGGGCGTCTGTTtctttagtttatttttttatttttattttcagttccattttgtttttctactttaaataatttaaaacttcaaacaacttttgtcaattttaagaaactgagaatttcgaaataaaatattcaaaaaaaacatttttttttagaattcaaaaactactcaggagttttgaaaaatgtttgcatataaaaaaatgtttaaactttaagaaaatgtccataaaataaaaaatcaacgattttaaacaaaagtccgtgtaaaaatcttaaaaacagtttgtgcctttgtttttagtctcattttttattttcattttttgttccagtttttagtttaaataatttagaacttttaaaaacttttgcaatttataaaactgggaattttgaaataaaagtttgaagaaaatataaaatgtttgtgaattcaaaaaatgctcaggatttttgtaaaaatattcgcatattcagaaaaatgttcataattttgagaacaatgttggtgaaaacaataaaagtccatgattttgaaaaaaagtttgtgtgttattttttaagtgcaattgaaaaaaatgtttgctaattcaaaaaatattcatgcctttcaagaaatgtcctaaaattttaaagacataatatgatcagcaccatcgaagattataattgtttttcttccgttgcaacgcacgggtccttttgctagtagatAATTAAGCTCCAATGAAAGTGCAATAAGTGCGCGCGGCATATAGAGTACAACGTGCGGTCCAAATCGCCATGACGCATTGTGTATTTGATGCGCCTGCTTCCGCGCGCCGCACACTCGAGCGCTCGCGCCACACTCTCTTCACCGCACCACCTTCGCCCCGCCCCACGTCGCCGTCGGCGAATTGACCCGATGGACGCCCGCGCCGGCACCTCCCTCGCCCCTTCCTACACTTGCGACCCCTTCGCCGCCACCGCAAAGCCTAGCGTGTGGAACTTGGTTCggattttgaacttggttggatgatgtTGTGTGCATGAACTTTTTATGTCATCATGAACTTGATTGTGTGACTTAAATTATGCCATGTCTTTAgtttgatgtttgaaattcagTTCGTGTCCAAAATGCAACATATGGCAAGCGTCGGCACTCGCGCACGCTGCATTTTAACACGTCTGCTGGAGCTACGCTTGCGCTAAAGTTTACAGCGGTCGCTGGAGTTAGCGCTCCTCGCCCCGCCAAAACAGACGATCGGCGCGCTGCAAACGCATTTTTAGCGCGTCGCGCGTTAGGCGGCTGTTAGAGATGCTCTCATAAGGTCGTCCTCAAGATGCCTATTTTGGTTCACTTTTAGCGTAAAATTGGACCAATTTTGACCAATATTCGGCATGCTTCGACACAAATTCAATAGATGCTTATTTTTTTAATCACATAGTTCATCACATAAAATAAATACAAATAATAATAGTTTAAtaaatcaatacaaatcaaaatagttcaATTAATAAAAACTCATAAGTCATCACACATCGAGCTAGGCGTTGCCCTTGAACCTTCATAAGTGCTCCACCAAATCGTGTTGCAGGTGTTGATGCACCCGTGGGTCTCGGATCTCCTGGCGCAGATTGAGGAAGGCATTCCAGTTTGCGAGTAGCTGGTGATCAACTTGGGCAAGAGGACCTTGCATGTAATATGGTTCGGTGTCAAATACTAGCTCTTTCTACTCCCCACATTTGATCTTTCGACCAGGTCTGAGCGGGGTACCGGACAACAGTAAATCGagattgaagcacaccaaatgcccgctcgacatccttccttcAAATCTCTTGACACTTGGCAAAGTAGGAGTTCTTGCCTCTTGGCACAGGgtttgagatagtcttcacaaatgTGGACCATCTCGGATAGATGTCATCTGTtaggtagtatcccttgttgtagtggTGCCCATTGACCTCGAAGTTCATCGAAGgagcatgaccttcaacaagATTGTCAAAGACATTCAAGCACTACAATACGTTAATGTCATTATGAGTTCCtggcataccaaagaaggagtgtCAAATCCGGAGGTCATGTGTGGCCACTGCCTTAAGTACCACATTGCAAGCGCCTTTGGCGCCTTTGTACATCCCCTGCCAAACAAATGGACAATTTTTTCATTTCCAATGCATGCTTTTATACTTCCAAGCATCCGAGGAAATCCTCCTTTTGCATTCTGTGCTAGGATCCGAGCAGTGTCTTCAACATTGGATGATCGCAAGTATTGAGGTCCAAACACTGCCACCATTGCCCTACAGAACTTGTACAAACACTCAATGGTGGTGAATTTGACCATGCGTTCATAGTCTTTCAGTTTATCATCGGGAACTCTGtatgcaagcatcctcatagTTGTTGTGCACTTATGAAGTGAGGTGAATCCAAGTGTGTTGGTGCAATCCTTCTTGCACTTGAAGTAGCTGTCGAACTCCTTGATGGAATTCACAATCCTGAGGAAGAGCTTCGACTCATCCGATAACGACGCCGAAATACTTTCTCGCCGTGCAGTGGAGCGTCAGAGAAGTAGTCGGTGTAGAGCAAGCAATAACCTTTCGGTCGATGCCTCTGCTTTGCCTTGAGCCGGCCCGACATCGATATGATGACTATAGGCACTTCttcaagtccatctgttggtttcaaggaatttatatgaagaccaaggtggtattcaaggatttatccaaagattggtcatgtgagagttgagcttattgcaagcatgtcttgaagaagaagattgtgtgaacattcatgtttaccttcaaggcATCATGTTTATGAACAGAGAAgatgagacacaaggttgatcaagactaagtcaaatggtgaatcaagttgatcaacacacaaaagcgtaaaagatgtaccgagaaggatcaatcgatcccatggtatggtaagcattgtccattaaacTTTGTGTGCTAACCCATGATCTGCGTGAGAGTtctttgtggggttaggtatatttccatgggcttgcatcaagaggaagatcccatacaacccatagaggatgacatcaagtggtgatcctcatcaaggttgcggtgtgcaagttcaagtgaagcatcacggagagatcatgcttgaagcttgccgtccattgtggtgacaatggacttgtgaagatgtgctgaagagtggctcacccatagtggagtatggaggagaaatcaactagtcttcatcgagccaacgcaatcaagaaaggtggtccattttgaggaagtcaagatcatcatcatctaactCAAGtgtactatgtgcaaggtataggttttcccttgataggtttactATTTTACCGTCTCATGGTGGTAGTggggagaccgggttataggatcgatAACCATACTATTAGGGGgggtctcaagtgagtagcttgatcgtatcattcgttgagagctcaaacctttTGCATCCTGGCACCATGTTTCTTGGTTCTTctgtggtgtttctctttgtgagtattagagcttatgcttatcttcatgacaagctcgagttcatcgaaaacagagtccatatgcatcttctatgatgttttcgatgttggagtttttgttggttcttcagttgtagaggtttcacatctctatatcattggcattttcatattgcCTCTTCTTAAGATCACCAACAAGCTTGTGTTCGCTCAatttggagctcgtatgcgaaagttatggcagttttagtGTTAGAGCAATTTTCTCTGatcatgcggtagtaccgcttgggcggtACTTCCATTGTGTACTACCATTGCTACTTCCGCTTATATTTTTCTTCTAGATAGGTTGGTTTTCTGGGCCGTACTTGAGTGCTAGTAGAGGGTTGTTCCCAGCGGAAGTACCGTTGCCCCGAGTGGTAGTACAGCTTATGCACAAGCTGAGTGCATGATGGTTGGATTTGGGGGAACCTatttaaaggggtcttcttccccaatggtccccATCCTTTGAACTCGTGttctccccccattgttgaccttcttcgatctttctaactctcaatccctccaatgattcttgctagttcttgaggtaaaaaagagaggagatctagatccacatttccaccaataactttctcctctatgtgagggaaccccttggatctagatcttggagttgtttgtgagctccttgtgttggaaatatgccctagaggcaataataaattggttattatatttccttgttcataataatcctttattatccatgctagaattgtattgattggaaactcaaatacatgtgtggatacatagacaacacactgtccctagtgagcctctagttaactagctcgttgatcaaagatggtcaaggtttcctggccataggcaagtgttgtaatttgataacgggatcacatcattgggagaatgatgtgatggacaagacccaaaactatgaacgtagcatatgatcgtgtcagtttattgctactgttttctgcatgtcaacgtatctgttcctatgaccatgagatcatgcaactctcggacaccggaggaataccttgtgtgtatcaaatgtcgcaacgtaactaggtgactagaaatgtgctctataggtatctccaaaggtttctgttgggttggcatggatcaagactggaatttgtcactctgtgtgacggagaggtatctcgaggcccactcggtaatacaacatcacaacaagccttggaagcaatgtgactaaggagttagttacgggatcttgtattatggaacaagtaaatagacttgccggtaacgagattgaactaggtatagagataccgaggatcgaatctcgggcaagtaacataccgaaggacaaagggaatagtatacgggattatatgaatccttgacatagaggttcaaccgatagaggtcttcgtagaatatgtaggagccaatatggacatccaggtcccgctgttggttattgaccggagagtgtctcagtcatgtttgcatagttctcgaacccgcaaggtctcaaCAATTaaagttcggtgacgtttcggtatagttgagttatatgtgttggtgactgaagttttgttaggagtcccggatgagatcccagacgtcacaaggagtttcagaatggtccggaaatgaagattgatatataggaagttggtatttggattccggaaggttttcgggcattgccggcattgtaccgggagtgacgaaaggGTTTCAAGGGCccgctgggtgggcccaccacgccccaagggttcCACattggtttattggatgcgcattaaggcataatgggctgacaaagtcatccaaggaaagcccatgaggaaaaagtggaaaatccaaaagaggtgggaaattaaggaaggagtcctaatccaagtgggattggaggaggactcctccctcctccacttcggccgacccaagggagatTCCCTTGTggtgccaaggctgcctcctccctcctcctatgtatactagaggtttagggctttttgagacacaattttgccacgtgttgccctctcctctagatcatagttcttcctctagatcgattttctgcggagctcgagcggagccctgcaggagtagatcatcaccatcaccggcgcgccgtcacgctgccggagaactcatctacttccccgcccctcttgct
Coding sequences within:
- the LOC123443534 gene encoding chaperone protein dnaJ 72, translated to MPLAIGERLEMVYARPARPISSGRTGGGKSGHAAVVVAFLLDPPSCLLAIHSTGRRNPPHAMGDHYGTLGVRRDATKAEVKAAFRLRALRDHPDRHAQSGDAGARAEAARRFRQASDAYHVLSDDRRRAEYDLRLRSSSYVRTSSTTWASSSGSHGYGYGHRESSWRRPPPGGGRASAGYHWGLLLKAMTRRRFLLNLGFSSVLLSGAAFLDGSILELWNMNNSGKSFEEAMESIEKVKGEKGNR